One Malania oleifera isolate guangnan ecotype guangnan chromosome 10, ASM2987363v1, whole genome shotgun sequence genomic region harbors:
- the LOC131165283 gene encoding protein yippee-like, giving the protein MGRLFVVNLEGKIYSCKHCRTHLALCEDIVSKSFHCRHGKAYLFNKVVNVSVGATEERMMMTGLHTVADIFCVGCGSIVGWKYETAHEKNQKYKEGKSVLERFKVSGPDGSNYWVSHETQVGGSDADDA; this is encoded by the exons ATGGGGAGGCTATTTGTAGTGAACCTGGAAGGCAAGATCTACAGCTGCAAGCACTGCCGAACCCATCTTGCTCTCTGCGAAGACATCGTTTCCAAG TCTTTCCACTGCAGGCATGGGAAGGCTTACCTCTTCAATAAGGT AGTGAATGTCTCTGTCGGAGCTACGGAAGAAAGAATGATGATGACTGGACTGCACACTGTTGCTGACATTTTCTGTGTTGGTTGTGGATCAATCGTGGGATGGAAATAT GAAACTGCCCATGAAAAGAACCAGAAATACAAGGAAGGGAAATCTGTCCTCGAGCG GTTTAAGGTTTCAGGCCCTGATGGAAGCAATTACTGGGTGAGTCATGAAACCCAAGTTGGTGGAAGTGATGCAGATGATGCTTGA
- the LOC131165961 gene encoding uncharacterized protein LOC131165961, giving the protein MKKSKKTQNGAAAARPLRPAVARLHSIPRHPPLPLLHQPPRRPRPHLQALARDQDVRDGELDRDDVRAVREGAPEQCQTRRLLRAEMGSVELKQRKIERGKKGISIRERTTAINLAVSMASPVVDCATPIRGVDMEEDEEELFEINLEAVNGIPPQCRPTTTTAVNPA; this is encoded by the exons ATGAAG AAGTCCAAGAAAACTCAAAACGGCGCCGCGGCCGCCAGGCCCCTACGGCCTGCCGTTGCTCGGCTACATTCCATTCCTCGACACCCACCTCTGCCGCTGCTTCACCAACCTCCCCGCCGCCCACGGCCCCATCTTCAAGCTCTGGCTCGAGACCAAGATGTGCGTGATGGTGAACTCGACAGAGATGATGTGAGAG CTGTTCGTGAGGGAGCTCCTGAGCAATGCCAAACTCGACGACTCCTACGCGCTGAGATGGGCTCTGTGGAACTGAAACAGAGGAAAATAGAGAGAGGCAAGAAGGGCATTAGCATAAGAGAGAGAACAACTGCGATCAATCTCGCAGTTTCCATGGCTTCTCCCGTCGTGGATTGCGCAACACCAATCCGAGGAGTAGACAtggaagaagacgaagaagagcTCTTCGAGATCAATCTGGAGGCCGTCAACGGCATCCCTCCGCAATGCCGCCCCACCACAACCACCGCCGTGAACCCTGCTTGA